The following are encoded together in the Paludisphaera mucosa genome:
- a CDS encoding PEP-CTERM sorting domain-containing protein: MTRRFVFGLAAGLLALGLGSFETRAGLIPLPSSLATLEVAGNFADVANLRFSDFTYSVSPIATPPAAGGVTVNAFTSVPGEPGISFNGAFFAAANTIVDYAITYIVTTTDGSLISDAYLSLSGFANFGGDGRVAIGETIYDTVGNVISEVPFSVFTPGMTVDTTLLLPPQRTIVVHKDITVFGGSEGAVFSFANQGFSTTSVPEPGSMALLGIGLIGLLAARRRLRPASA; encoded by the coding sequence ATGACGAGACGTTTCGTTTTCGGTCTGGCCGCAGGGCTGCTGGCGCTGGGCTTGGGCTCGTTCGAGACCCGGGCCGGCCTGATCCCCCTGCCTTCGAGCCTGGCGACCCTCGAGGTCGCCGGCAATTTCGCGGACGTCGCCAACCTGAGGTTCTCCGACTTCACCTACTCGGTGTCGCCCATAGCCACGCCTCCCGCGGCCGGCGGCGTCACGGTGAACGCCTTCACGAGCGTCCCCGGAGAGCCCGGCATCTCGTTCAACGGGGCGTTCTTCGCCGCCGCGAATACGATCGTCGACTACGCCATCACGTACATCGTGACGACGACCGACGGCAGCCTCATCAGCGATGCCTACCTGTCGCTCAGCGGCTTCGCCAACTTCGGCGGCGACGGCCGCGTGGCGATCGGCGAGACGATCTACGACACGGTCGGCAACGTGATCAGCGAGGTCCCCTTCAGCGTCTTCACGCCGGGCATGACGGTGGACACGACCTTGTTGCTGCCTCCGCAACGGACGATCGTCGTCCACAAGGACATCACCGTGTTCGGCGGCAGCGAGGGCGCCGTCTTCTCCTTCGCCAACCAGGGCTTCTCGACGACCAGCGTGCCCGAGCCGGGGTCGATGGCCCTCCTGGGGATCGGCCTCATCGGCCTGCTCGCCGCCCGGCGGCGTCTCCGCCCCGCCTCCGCCTGA
- a CDS encoding response regulator yields the protein MEDQKARPKIVIADDNAQNVELLEAYLSDVDCDMRTARDGEETLQVVDEFKPDLLLLDVMMPRLSGFEVCRKLRSNPETKDLLILMVTALNEAADFERGVQAGTDDFLTKPVNKVELLCRIRSLLRVRHLENQLERTLAYLAEFESASRATEGP from the coding sequence TTGGAAGATCAGAAAGCCCGCCCCAAAATCGTGATCGCCGACGACAACGCCCAGAACGTCGAGCTGCTGGAAGCGTACCTCAGCGACGTCGACTGCGACATGCGCACGGCCCGCGACGGCGAGGAGACGCTCCAGGTCGTCGACGAGTTCAAGCCCGACCTGCTCCTGCTCGACGTCATGATGCCCCGGCTCTCGGGCTTCGAGGTCTGCCGCAAGCTCCGCTCCAACCCCGAGACCAAGGACCTCCTCATCCTCATGGTCACGGCGCTCAACGAGGCCGCCGACTTCGAGCGCGGGGTGCAGGCCGGGACGGACGACTTCCTGACGAAGCCGGTCAACAAGGTCGAGCTGCTCTGCCGGATCCGCAGCCTCCTGCGGGTCCGCCACCTGGAGAACCAGCTCGAACGGACGCTGGCCTACCTCGCCGAGTTCGAGTCCGCCAGCCGGGCGACCGAAGGCCCATGA
- a CDS encoding class I SAM-dependent rRNA methyltransferase, which yields MTAPSPAPAKVVLKPKRARPLFAGHPWVFAQSIGRIDGSPEPGDEVVVVSHEGAFVARGLYNPASAIRVRLYRWDDAPLDAPFWAARLESAVRLRRDVLKLDAGNSAYRLVFSEGDALSGLTVDRYDRWLVVLFSSLALLRRRDAILDALRELTAAEGILARPDRAVAKEEGLDVGDVRIVGTLPDAITVVENGLSYQVDVLQGQKTGFYCDQRDNRRAVARYCEGKRVLDLFSFTGGFALNAARHGGAASVLAVDSSAPALAAARANARINAIANVDFEQGDVPRVLERLRAAGERFDVVICDPPKYAGHARDLAPALGAYARLNRAAVGVLAADGVLATCSCSGLVDRNAFRDVLADVAEQARRPVQILEQRGQGADHPVAAPCPETDYLKCFIARVGG from the coding sequence ATGACCGCGCCTTCGCCGGCCCCGGCGAAGGTCGTCCTCAAGCCGAAGCGGGCGCGGCCGCTGTTCGCCGGCCACCCCTGGGTCTTCGCCCAGTCGATCGGCCGCATCGACGGCTCGCCCGAGCCCGGCGACGAGGTCGTCGTCGTCAGCCACGAGGGGGCCTTCGTGGCGCGCGGGCTGTACAACCCGGCGAGCGCCATCCGGGTGCGGCTCTACCGCTGGGACGACGCGCCGCTCGACGCCCCCTTCTGGGCCGCGCGGCTGGAGTCCGCCGTCCGCCTCCGCCGCGACGTCCTCAAGCTCGACGCCGGCAACTCGGCCTACCGCCTGGTCTTCAGCGAGGGCGACGCCCTCTCGGGCCTGACCGTCGACCGCTACGACCGCTGGCTCGTCGTCCTCTTCTCCAGCCTGGCCCTGCTCCGCCGGCGGGACGCCATTTTGGACGCCCTCCGCGAGCTGACCGCCGCCGAGGGGATCCTCGCCCGGCCCGACCGCGCCGTGGCGAAGGAGGAAGGGCTCGACGTCGGCGACGTCCGGATCGTCGGCACGCTCCCCGATGCGATCACGGTCGTCGAGAACGGCCTGTCCTACCAGGTCGACGTCCTGCAAGGCCAGAAGACCGGCTTCTACTGCGACCAGCGCGACAACCGCCGGGCCGTCGCCCGCTACTGCGAGGGCAAGCGGGTCCTCGACCTCTTCAGCTTCACCGGCGGCTTCGCCCTCAACGCGGCGAGACACGGCGGGGCCGCGAGCGTGCTGGCCGTCGACAGCTCGGCCCCCGCGCTGGCCGCGGCCCGCGCCAACGCCCGCATCAACGCGATCGCGAACGTCGATTTCGAGCAGGGCGACGTCCCCAGGGTCCTCGAACGCCTGCGCGCCGCCGGCGAGCGGTTCGACGTCGTGATCTGCGACCCCCCCAAGTACGCCGGCCACGCCCGCGACCTGGCCCCGGCCCTGGGCGCGTACGCCCGGCTCAACCGCGCGGCGGTCGGCGTCCTGGCGGCCGACGGCGTCCTCGCCACCTGCTCCTGCTCGGGCCTCGTCGACCGCAACGCCTTCCGCGACGTTTTGGCCGACGTCGCCGAGCAGGCCCGCCGCCCCGTCCAGATCCTCGAACAGCGCGGCCAGGGGGCCGACCACCCCGTCGCGGCCCCCTGCCCCGAGACCGACTACCTCAAGTGCTTCATCGCCCGAGTCGGCGGCTGA
- a CDS encoding M48 family metallopeptidase, with product MGRTRTRHSLAPLCPDCSGTLEPVDGDWSDSTRYACPICRGVFRVERVEPAPASSAAREVEAPAPSFAPAGTVKLWWRAVVLWVLEKVYWTGTIAMAATLLACGGAIKILVGWVRDEIAGWGDVVEALGGAWFRVETNNPDADLGPVLSRVDAPLLFEAIDVVSRRLGVKPPGQVRLSYLPCCGVVAWNRSRALLIGLPLLRILTRAEMRAILAHELAHLARGDATRAARRARFVEGLERAVERREELGLLRGPLGAWARYCLREASWLIQPVAWGQEARADRFAALVAGGGAAASALVKTAIIQPLFREVLEYYDPAAADANLYAFFRAFWFRLPTEIRSAMRMRLLADDGPHDPAHPPLADRLILLQSYPDHVHGPGDAQPANTFLGDMEIFEQMLHNRLFASTTLVEPSVFHRTFS from the coding sequence ATGGGGCGCACTCGAACGAGGCACTCGCTGGCGCCGCTCTGCCCCGACTGTTCGGGGACGCTGGAGCCCGTCGACGGCGACTGGTCCGACTCCACGCGGTACGCCTGCCCCATCTGCCGGGGCGTCTTCCGGGTCGAGCGCGTGGAGCCCGCGCCGGCCTCGTCGGCCGCACGCGAGGTCGAGGCCCCCGCGCCGAGCTTCGCCCCCGCCGGCACGGTCAAGCTCTGGTGGCGGGCCGTGGTGCTGTGGGTGCTGGAGAAGGTCTACTGGACTGGGACGATCGCGATGGCCGCGACGCTGCTGGCCTGCGGCGGCGCGATCAAGATCCTCGTCGGTTGGGTCCGCGACGAGATCGCCGGCTGGGGCGACGTCGTCGAGGCCCTCGGAGGCGCCTGGTTCCGCGTCGAGACCAACAACCCCGACGCCGACCTCGGCCCGGTCCTCTCCCGGGTCGACGCCCCCCTGCTGTTCGAAGCGATCGACGTCGTCTCGCGACGGCTGGGGGTGAAGCCCCCGGGCCAGGTGCGGCTCTCGTACCTCCCCTGCTGCGGGGTCGTCGCCTGGAACCGCTCCCGGGCCCTCTTGATCGGCCTGCCGCTCCTGCGGATCCTCACCCGGGCCGAGATGCGGGCGATCCTGGCTCATGAGCTGGCCCACCTCGCCCGGGGCGACGCCACCCGCGCCGCGCGGCGGGCGAGGTTCGTCGAGGGACTTGAGCGGGCCGTCGAGCGTCGCGAGGAGCTGGGCCTGCTCCGCGGCCCCCTGGGGGCCTGGGCGCGGTACTGCCTGCGCGAGGCGTCGTGGCTGATCCAGCCGGTCGCCTGGGGCCAGGAAGCCCGCGCCGACCGCTTCGCGGCGCTGGTCGCCGGCGGCGGCGCGGCGGCCTCGGCCCTGGTCAAGACGGCGATCATCCAGCCCCTCTTCCGCGAGGTCCTGGAGTACTACGACCCCGCCGCGGCCGACGCCAACCTGTACGCCTTCTTCCGCGCCTTCTGGTTCCGCCTGCCGACCGAGATCCGCTCGGCCATGCGGATGCGCCTGCTCGCCGACGACGGCCCCCACGACCCGGCGCACCCTCCCCTGGCCGACCGCCTGATCCTCCTGCAATCGTACCCCGACCACGTCCACGGCCCCGGCGACGCCCAGCCCGCCAACACGTTCCTCGGCGACATGGAGATCTTCGAACAGATGCTCCACAACCGCCTCTTCGCCTCGACCACCCTCGTCGAGCCCTCGGTCTTCCACCGGACCTTCTCGTAA
- a CDS encoding Uma2 family endonuclease — protein sequence MATAMRAEAAGAATGGETRIRTAGVSWDFYARFVDGLPERSGVRAAYDGEDMEIMVKGPLHEDFRALLGRFVEEVATESGVAFLGLGETTWKRRDVERGLESDQCYILDAGKLAAARTALRRRENDVAAYPNPDLAIEIDLSPSLVDRSGIYAALRVPEVWRFDGSTVRIERLTDAGAYEPAARSAWLPVAADEVLAWITADDAPDRGAWARRLRAWAGGRAR from the coding sequence ATGGCGACGGCGATGCGGGCGGAGGCGGCCGGGGCGGCTACGGGCGGCGAGACGCGGATCCGGACGGCGGGCGTTTCGTGGGATTTCTACGCGCGATTCGTCGACGGCCTCCCCGAGCGGTCCGGGGTCCGCGCGGCCTACGACGGCGAGGACATGGAAATCATGGTCAAGGGCCCCCTTCACGAGGACTTCCGCGCGCTCCTCGGGCGCTTCGTGGAAGAGGTGGCGACCGAATCGGGGGTGGCCTTCCTGGGGCTTGGCGAGACGACGTGGAAGCGCCGGGACGTCGAGCGCGGGCTCGAATCGGACCAGTGCTACATCCTCGACGCCGGGAAGCTCGCGGCGGCCCGGACGGCGTTGCGGCGTCGCGAGAACGACGTCGCCGCCTATCCGAACCCGGACCTCGCGATCGAGATCGATTTGTCGCCTTCGCTCGTCGACCGCTCGGGCATCTACGCGGCCCTGCGCGTCCCCGAAGTCTGGCGGTTCGACGGCTCGACCGTCCGGATCGAACGCCTCACCGACGCCGGGGCCTACGAGCCGGCGGCCCGCAGCGCCTGGCTCCCCGTCGCCGCCGACGAGGTCCTCGCCTGGATCACCGCCGACGACGCGCCCGATCGCGGCGCCTGGGCCAGGAGGCTTCGCGCCTGGGCGGGCGGACGGGCGAGATAG
- a CDS encoding ferritin, with protein MLISEKIEAEFNRQVGHELGNSHQYLAIAAYFEKEALFGLAKIYSKQADEEREHAMKFVKFLLDAGASPKIPAIAEPRNTFGSAVDAAQLAYDSEVKTTEQIYALVDLALAERNHIAHNFLQWFVSEQLEEVSSADTRLNVIRRAGPSVLMVEAYLAHE; from the coding sequence ATGTTGATCAGCGAGAAGATCGAAGCCGAGTTCAACCGCCAGGTCGGCCACGAGCTGGGCAATTCCCACCAGTACCTGGCCATCGCCGCCTACTTCGAGAAGGAGGCCCTCTTCGGCCTGGCCAAGATCTATTCCAAGCAGGCCGACGAGGAGCGCGAACACGCGATGAAGTTCGTGAAGTTCCTCCTCGACGCCGGGGCCAGCCCGAAGATCCCCGCGATCGCCGAGCCCCGCAACACCTTCGGCTCGGCCGTCGACGCCGCCCAGCTCGCCTACGACTCCGAGGTCAAGACCACCGAGCAGATCTACGCCCTGGTCGACCTCGCCCTCGCCGAGCGGAACCACATCGCCCACAACTTCCTGCAGTGGTTCGTCTCGGAACAGCTCGAAGAGGTCTCCAGCGCCGACACCCGCCTCAACGTCATCCGCCGCGCCGGCCCCAGCGTCCTCATGGTCGAGGCCTACCTCGCCCACGAGTGA